Proteins co-encoded in one Nicotiana sylvestris chromosome 7, ASM39365v2, whole genome shotgun sequence genomic window:
- the LOC104220698 gene encoding uncharacterized protein — MDPLKYIFQKSMPTGRLAKWQILLNEFDIIYVTCTTMKAQALEDNLAENSVDDEYQPLSTYFPDEEVNSVEVIPEDTNAWKMFFNGVVNAKGVRIGEILISPTSQHYPATVRLQFICTNNITEYEACIMGMNMAIDRDVEKLLIMGDSDLLSGKLRYRDIKRLLKTKEYPEQVSGDQKRTIRRIASSFFLIGEDLYKRTPDLNLLRFILVAIDYFTKWVEAVTFKAITKKAVVDFVHSNIICRFGIPKTIITDNAANLNSHLMREVCEQFKIMHRHFTPYWPKANGVIEAANKNIKKILKKIIQSSRQWYKKLPFALLGYRITVRTSIRATPYLLVYGTQAVILAEVKIPSLRIIVEAEIEDDELVKTWLEQLTIIDENRAAVVCHEYLYQQRMARAYNKNMRPRNFEVGQLVLRHFLPHHEEAKRKICSKLESSVHYKKTFVERSIVFGRYRRK; from the exons atggatcctctgaagtacatattccaaaaatcaatgcccacaggaaggttagcaaaatggcaaatcctgctcaatgagtttgacattatctatgtcaCATGCACGACGATGAAAGCTCAAGCCTTGGAAGATAATCTAGCTGAGAACtcggttgatgatgaataccaaccccTAAGTACATACTTTCCAGAcgaggaagtaaattcagttgaaGTAATTCCAGAAGACactaatgcttggaaaatgttctttaaTGGAGTTGTAAATGCAAAGGGTGTTAGGATTGGGGAAATTTTGATTTCGCCCACTAGTCAACACTATCCAGCCACAGTCCGGCTTCAGTTCATCTGTACGAACAACATtaccgagtatgaagcttgcatcatgggcatgaacATGGCAATTGATCGGGATGTTGAGAAAttattaatcatgggagattctgacttgttATCCGGCAAGCTCAGG TATCGTGATATCAAAAGGTTattgaaaacaaaggaatatcccgagcaagtcagtggagaccaaaagagaaccattagaaggaTTGCCAGCAGTTTCTTTTTGATCGGAGAagacttgtacaaaagaactccagatctgaaTCTTTTGAG attcatcttggttgccattgattatttcacaaagtgggttgaagcagtcaCTTTCAAAGCCAtcaccaagaaagcggtggtggACTTCGTACATTCCAACATtatttgtcgttttggtattcctaaaactatcattacagacaatgctgCAAATCTGAACAGCCacttgatgagggaggtatgcgaacaatttaagattaTGCATCGTCATTTTACCCCTTATTGGCCCAAAGCTAATGGCGTCATTGAAGCTgcaaacaagaatatcaagaagatcctCAAGAAAATAATTCAAAGTTCTAGACAGTGGTataaaaagttgccttttgcattattgggatatcgcataACCGTGCGCACATCAATTAGGGCCACGCCTTATTTATTGGTTTATGGAACTCAAGCCGTAATACTAGCAGAAGTGAAGATTCCCTCTCTTCGAATCATTGTTGAAGCCGAGATAGAGGATGATGAATTGGTCAAGACCTGGTTGGAACAATTAACTATAATTGATGAAAATAGAGCGGCCGTAGTTTGCCACGAGTatttgtaccaacagagaatggcccgtgcctacaacaagaatatgcggcctagaaactttgaagtgggaCAACTCGTTCTGAGACATTTTCTCCCACATCACGAGgaagcaaaaaggaaaatttgctccaaattggaaagctCCGTACATTATAAGAAAACTTTTGTCGAaaggagcattgtatttgggagatatcgaaggaaatga